A single genomic interval of Bradyrhizobium sp. sBnM-33 harbors:
- a CDS encoding SGNH/GDSL hydrolase family protein — translation MDSDPSRIPVEPIPFEHGLTHFAESLARGQAKIVAIGSSTTAGRGDITAYPGRLLSFLQNGYPKANIAMVNKGIGGQETPIELQRFDTDVIAEKPDLVIWQVGTNAVWQSPDQRPPSFDETTSAIREGLVKLREETRADVILMDLQYVPAVLTPAKKDKAIAMVDAISELARDGGVNVFRRFAFMKGLYQVEQVSFDRMVDPTDQHRLHDSDWVTHRVAWAIKRSSAASIRQHHDEDFRQRV, via the coding sequence ATGGACAGCGATCCCTCACGGATCCCGGTTGAGCCAATTCCATTCGAGCACGGCCTGACCCACTTTGCGGAGAGTCTCGCCCGAGGACAGGCCAAGATCGTCGCGATAGGCTCGTCGACGACGGCGGGTAGAGGCGATATCACGGCCTATCCGGGGCGCCTGCTGTCGTTCCTCCAGAACGGATATCCGAAGGCCAACATCGCCATGGTCAACAAGGGAATCGGCGGCCAGGAAACGCCGATCGAACTTCAGCGGTTCGATACCGACGTCATCGCCGAGAAGCCCGATCTGGTGATCTGGCAGGTCGGAACGAATGCAGTCTGGCAAAGCCCGGACCAGCGTCCTCCCTCCTTCGACGAAACCACCAGCGCCATCCGCGAAGGACTCGTCAAGCTACGTGAGGAAACGCGGGCTGACGTTATCCTGATGGACCTCCAATATGTCCCGGCCGTGCTGACACCGGCCAAGAAGGATAAAGCGATCGCGATGGTCGACGCGATCAGCGAACTGGCGCGGGACGGCGGCGTCAATGTGTTCCGACGCTTCGCATTTATGAAGGGCTTGTATCAGGTTGAGCAGGTCTCGTTCGACCGGATGGTCGACCCGACGGATCAGCACAGGCTGCACGACAGCGACTGGGTCACGCACCGTGTGGCGTGGGCGATAAAGCGATCGTCGGCGGCGTCGATAAGGCAACACCATGACGAAGATTTTCGCCAGCGGGTGTGA
- a CDS encoding SDR family NAD(P)-dependent oxidoreductase: MTERISLEGKAAVVTGAGRGLGRAYVELLAERGARVVVNDLGTEVSGFGKDSTIADQVADLIRSRGGEAIANDSDVSTPEGGSDLIATTVEHFGRIDLLVNNAGICGSQLFEDATLDDFDHYWRVHLGGPVNTVKAAWPYMVAQRYGKIILTTSVSGLFGLRGQATYAAAKCAVVGLMRILAIEGAEHGILVNAISPVGYTRMHPAAGSRLAEADGRASMPVEAVAPTIVWLASDSCSETNRIYNVAAGAIQRIAIVMGPGFYDPHLTPESIAENYAKVESIEGFSEPGAFEPSGA, translated from the coding sequence ATGACTGAACGAATTTCGCTGGAGGGGAAGGCCGCGGTTGTGACCGGGGCAGGCCGCGGGCTCGGGCGGGCATACGTCGAACTTCTCGCCGAACGCGGTGCCCGGGTCGTGGTGAACGACCTGGGGACCGAGGTATCGGGGTTCGGCAAGGACTCGACGATCGCGGACCAGGTGGCCGACCTCATTCGGTCACGTGGAGGCGAGGCAATCGCGAATGACAGCGATGTTTCCACCCCTGAAGGTGGCAGTGACCTGATCGCGACGACCGTCGAACATTTCGGGAGAATAGACCTTCTCGTGAACAACGCAGGTATCTGCGGAAGCCAGCTATTCGAGGACGCCACCCTTGACGATTTCGATCACTATTGGCGCGTGCACCTCGGCGGGCCGGTTAATACGGTGAAGGCTGCCTGGCCGTATATGGTCGCACAGCGCTATGGGAAGATCATCCTCACGACGTCAGTCAGCGGTCTGTTCGGACTGCGTGGCCAAGCCACTTATGCGGCGGCCAAGTGCGCAGTAGTCGGATTGATGCGCATTCTTGCAATTGAAGGTGCTGAGCATGGAATTCTGGTGAACGCCATCTCGCCAGTCGGGTACACGAGGATGCACCCAGCCGCGGGATCCCGCTTGGCTGAAGCAGATGGAAGAGCCAGCATGCCGGTTGAGGCTGTTGCGCCCACGATCGTCTGGCTGGCAAGCGATAGTTGTTCGGAGACGAACCGCATCTACAACGTGGCAGCCGGAGCAATCCAACGTATCGCTATCGTCATGGGACCCGGCTTCTACGATCCACATCTGACACCCGAGAGCATCGCCGAGAACTACGCAAAGGTCGAATCGATCGAGGGCTTCTCCGAACCGGGTGCGTTCGAGCCCAGCGGTGCGTAG